One genomic window of Falco peregrinus isolate bFalPer1 chromosome 18, bFalPer1.pri, whole genome shotgun sequence includes the following:
- the LOC114011694 gene encoding pancreatic hormone-like: MAPRWPSLLLLACALVLLAGHPGSAGPTQPTYPGDDAPVEDLVRFYNDLQQYLNVVTRHRYGKRSDSLVLCEEPFGTTGC; encoded by the exons ATGGCTCCCCGCTggccctccctgctgctcctcgcCTGcgccctggtgctgctggccggGCACCCTGGCAGCGCTGGCCCCACGCAGCCCACCTACCCTGGGGATGACGCGCCCGTCGAGGACCTCGTCCGCTTCTACAATGACCTCCAGCAGTACCTCAACGTGGTCACGCGGCACCG GTACGGCAAGCGGTCGGACAGCCTGGTGCTGTGCGAGGAGCCCTTCGGCACCACAGGGTGCTGA
- the LOC101914864 gene encoding peptide YY isoform X1, translating into MGVIQTQRRLSPVPMQMVTSPRPWRMLVAVALCALLCLGTLVAAYPPKPESPGDDASPEEMAKYFSALRHYINLVTRQRYGKRASPEAVVSELLLGASSDKSWYNDDSAW; encoded by the exons ATGGGGGTGATCCAGACGCAGCGGAggctgtcccctgtccccatgcagATGGTGACGTCCCCGAGGCCGTGGCGcatgctggtggctgtggccctctgtgccctgctgtgcctgggcacGCTGGTGGCTGCCTACCCCCCCAAGCCCGAGAGCCCTGGGGACGATGCCTCCCCTGAGGAGATGGCCAAGTACTTCTCGGCCCTTCGCCACTACATCAACCTGGTGACACGGCAGAG GTACGGCAAACGCGCCAGCCCCGAGGCCGTGGTGTCGGAGCTGCTCCTTGGGGCCAGCAGTGACAAGTCATG gTACAACGATGACTCTGCGTGGTGA
- the G6PC3 gene encoding glucose-6-phosphatase 3 isoform X3: MDALHTTGIHFAEALQSGPPWLEKFWISVTSLADPKCVFTICFPIAYFLDRKVGVSVLWIGLVSEWLNVVLKWFLFGERPFWWVHESGLTSKQLLTLRQFPVSCETGPGSPSGHCMITGAALWPLVTALTELASRQSRSLVVKLAPFGAYTLLLLAVGLSRVFILAHFPHQVVCGTLAGAALGWGLQARTPATRTPGFFVAAALALLLSSLALHSMVIAAGIDIDWSIHLATKWCSSPTWLRLDTRPFASICRDTGSALGLGLAAGFPLQQGEQLDPWQRVASAMLALVAMQGLHQLLQPTDVTLWYSTSFLKYATGPWLVTSLLPRLVLSLSRPQGSPHTD; this comes from the exons ATGGATGCCCTGCACACCACCGGGATCCACTTCGCAGAGGCACTGCAGTCTGGGCCACCCTGGCTGGAAAAGTTCTGGATCTCCGTGACCTCCCTGGCTGATCCCAAATGCGTCTTCACCATCTGCTTCCCTATTGCCTATTTTCTTGACCGCAAGGTGGGAGTGTCGGTGCTGTGGATTGGCCTGGTGTCAGAGTGGCTCAACGTGGTCCTCAAATG GTTCTTGTTTGGGGAGCGCCCTTTCTGGTGGGTTCACGAGTCAGGGCTCACCAGTAAGCAGCTGCTCACGCTGCGCCAATTCCCTGTCTCCTGTGAAACTGGACCAG GGAGCCCCTCCGGCCACTGCATGATCACGGGGGCAGCCCTCTGGCCGCTTGTCACTGCTCTGACAGAGCTGGCATCCAGACAGTCCAGGAG CCTGGTGGTGAAGCTGGCCCCCTTTGGTGCCTacactctgctgctgctggccgtgGGGCTCTCGCGCGTCTTCATCTTGGCCCACTTCCCCCATCAGGTGGTCTGTGGCACCCTGGCAG gggcagccctgggctgggggctgcaggctcGCACCCCGGCCACCCGCACCCCGGGCTTCTTCGTGGCTGCTGCGCTGGccctgctgctcagctccctCGCCCTGCACAGCATGGTGATCGCCGCCGGCATCGACATTGACTG GTCCATCCACTTGGCCACCAAatggtgctccagccccacctGGCTCCGCCTTGACACCCGGCCCTTTGCCTCCATCTGCCGTGACACCGGcagtgccctggggctggggctggccgcCGGCTTccccctgcagcagggtgaGCAGCTGGACCCCTGGCAGCGTGTGGCCAGTGCCATGCTGGCCTTGGTAGCCATGCAGGgcctgcaccagctgctgcagcccacggATGTGACCCTGTGGTACAGCACCAGCTTCCTCAAGTATGCCACCGGGCCCTGGCTGGTGACATCTCTCCTGCCCCGGCTCGTCCTCTCCCTCAGCCGCCCGCAGGGCTCCCCCCACACTGATTAG
- the G6PC3 gene encoding glucose-6-phosphatase 3 isoform X1, whose amino-acid sequence MDALHTTGIHFAEALQSGPPWLEKFWISVTSLADPKCVFTICFPIAYFLDRKVGVSVLWIGLVSEWLNVVLKWFLFGERPFWWVHESGLTSKQLLTLRQFPVSCETGPGSPSGHCMITGAALWPLVTALTELASRQSRSLVVKLAPFGAYTLLLLAVGLSRVFILAHFPHQVVCGTLAEPQPACPHHPGAALGWGLQARTPATRTPGFFVAAALALLLSSLALHSMVIAAGIDIDWSIHLATKWCSSPTWLRLDTRPFASICRDTGSALGLGLAAGFPLQQGEQLDPWQRVASAMLALVAMQGLHQLLQPTDVTLWYSTSFLKYATGPWLVTSLLPRLVLSLSRPQGSPHTD is encoded by the exons ATGGATGCCCTGCACACCACCGGGATCCACTTCGCAGAGGCACTGCAGTCTGGGCCACCCTGGCTGGAAAAGTTCTGGATCTCCGTGACCTCCCTGGCTGATCCCAAATGCGTCTTCACCATCTGCTTCCCTATTGCCTATTTTCTTGACCGCAAGGTGGGAGTGTCGGTGCTGTGGATTGGCCTGGTGTCAGAGTGGCTCAACGTGGTCCTCAAATG GTTCTTGTTTGGGGAGCGCCCTTTCTGGTGGGTTCACGAGTCAGGGCTCACCAGTAAGCAGCTGCTCACGCTGCGCCAATTCCCTGTCTCCTGTGAAACTGGACCAG GGAGCCCCTCCGGCCACTGCATGATCACGGGGGCAGCCCTCTGGCCGCTTGTCACTGCTCTGACAGAGCTGGCATCCAGACAGTCCAGGAG CCTGGTGGTGAAGCTGGCCCCCTTTGGTGCCTacactctgctgctgctggccgtgGGGCTCTCGCGCGTCTTCATCTTGGCCCACTTCCCCCATCAGGTGGTCTGTGGCACCCTGGCAG AACCCCAGCCTGCCTGTCCTCACCATccaggggcagccctgggctgggggctgcaggctcGCACCCCGGCCACCCGCACCCCGGGCTTCTTCGTGGCTGCTGCGCTGGccctgctgctcagctccctCGCCCTGCACAGCATGGTGATCGCCGCCGGCATCGACATTGACTG GTCCATCCACTTGGCCACCAAatggtgctccagccccacctGGCTCCGCCTTGACACCCGGCCCTTTGCCTCCATCTGCCGTGACACCGGcagtgccctggggctggggctggccgcCGGCTTccccctgcagcagggtgaGCAGCTGGACCCCTGGCAGCGTGTGGCCAGTGCCATGCTGGCCTTGGTAGCCATGCAGGgcctgcaccagctgctgcagcccacggATGTGACCCTGTGGTACAGCACCAGCTTCCTCAAGTATGCCACCGGGCCCTGGCTGGTGACATCTCTCCTGCCCCGGCTCGTCCTCTCCCTCAGCCGCCCGCAGGGCTCCCCCCACACTGATTAG
- the LSM12 gene encoding protein LSM12, with protein MAAPGEYFSVGSQVSCRTCQEQRLQGEVVAFDYPSKMLALKCPSSSGKPNHADILLVNLQYVSEVEIINDRTETPPPLASLNVSKLANKARTEKEEKMSQAYAISAGVSLEGQQLFQTIHKTIKDCKWQEKNIVVMEEVVIAPPYQVENCKGKEGSALSHVRKIVEKHFRDVESQKVMQRSQAQQTQKETSLSS; from the exons ATGGCGGCGCCGGGCGAGTACTTCAGCGTGGGCAGCCAGGTGTCGTGCCGCACCTGCCAGGAGCAGCGCCTGCAGGGCGAGGTCGTCGCTTTCGACTACCCCAGCAAGATGCTGGCGCTCA aatGCCCCTCTTCCAGTGGAAAGCCTAATCACGCAGATATCCTGCTTGTAAACTTACAGTATGTTTCAGAAGTGGAAATAATTAATGACCGCACGGAAACACCTCCTCCTTTAGCTTCACTCAATGTTAGCAAG CTTGCCAACAAAGCACGGAcggagaaggaagagaagatgaGCCAGGCGTATGCAATTAGTGCTGGTGTCTCTCTGGAGGGGCAGCAGCTCTTCCAGACTATACACAAGAC CATTAAAGACTGTAAATGGCAGGAGAAGAACATAGTTGTGATGGAAGAAGTCGTTATTGCCCCTCCCTATCAAGTGGAAAACTGTAAAGGCAAAGAGGGAAGCGCGCTGAGTCACGTACGCAAAATA GTGGAGAAACATTTTCGAGACGTGGAAAGCCAAAAGGTAATGCAGCGTTCACAAGCACAGCAGACACAGAAGGAAACCTCCCTCTCGTCCTGA
- the TMEM101 gene encoding transmembrane protein 101, which yields MAAGRGWRRRALRLLTAGGGVLLTRFPFWHCFSGLLLCAERAGGRRKPDIPVPYLYVDMGVAVLCASFMSFGVKRRWFALGAALQLAVATYAAHVGGHVHYSDWLKVRMYSRTIAIIGGFLILASGAGELYRQKPRSRSLQSTGQVFLGIYLICQAYSLQHSKEDRLAYLNHLLGGELALQLLFILYGLLALAFLSGYYVRAAAQVLAVLLPLAILLIDGNIGYWHDSRRVEFWNQMKLIGQNIGIFGAVVILATDG from the exons ATGGCGGCGGGCCgcgggtggcggcggcgggcgctgcgGCTGCTGACGGCGGGCGGCGGCGTCCTGCTGACCCGCTTCCCCTTCTGGCACTGCTTCAGCGGGCTGCTGCTCTGCGCCGAGCGCGCCGGCGGGCGGcg GAAGCCAGACATCCCGGTCCCCTACCTGTACGTGGACATGGGGGTGGCCGTGCTCTGCGCCAGCTTCATGTCCTTCGGGGTGAAGCGCCGCTGGTTCGCCCTGGGGGCCGCCCTGCAGCTCGCCGTGGCCACCTATGCTGCCCACGTCGGTGGCCATGTCCACTACAGTGACTGGCTGAAG GTGCGGATGTACTCCCGGACCATCGCCATCATTGGCGGCTTCCTCATCCTGgccagcggggccggggagcTGTACCGCCAGAagccacgcagccgctcgctgcAGTCCACGGGGCAGGTCTTCCTCGGCATCTACCTCATCTGCCAG GCCtactccctgcagcacagcaaggaggaCCGCCTGGCCTACCTGAACCACCTCCTGGGGGGTGAGCTCGCCCTCCAGCTCCTCTTCATCCTCTACGGCCTCCTGGCCCTTGCCTTTCTCTCTGGCTACTACGTGCGGGCAGCGGCGCAGGTGCTGGCGGTGCTGCTGCCCCTCGCCATCCTGCTCATCGACGGCAACATCGGCTACTGGCACGACTCGCGCCGCGTTGAGTTCTGGAATCAGATGAAGCTCATCGGGCAAAACATCGGCATTTTCGGAGCCGTTGTCATCCTGGCCACTGACGGCTGA
- the LOC101914864 gene encoding peptide YY isoform X2 codes for MVTSPRPWRMLVAVALCALLCLGTLVAAYPPKPESPGDDASPEEMAKYFSALRHYINLVTRQRYGKRASPEAVVSELLLGASSDKSWYNDDSAW; via the exons ATGGTGACGTCCCCGAGGCCGTGGCGcatgctggtggctgtggccctctgtgccctgctgtgcctgggcacGCTGGTGGCTGCCTACCCCCCCAAGCCCGAGAGCCCTGGGGACGATGCCTCCCCTGAGGAGATGGCCAAGTACTTCTCGGCCCTTCGCCACTACATCAACCTGGTGACACGGCAGAG GTACGGCAAACGCGCCAGCCCCGAGGCCGTGGTGTCGGAGCTGCTCCTTGGGGCCAGCAGTGACAAGTCATG gTACAACGATGACTCTGCGTGGTGA
- the G6PC3 gene encoding glucose-6-phosphatase 3 isoform X2: MDALHTTGIHFAEALQSGPPWLEKFWISVTSLADPKCVFTICFPIAYFLDRKVGVSVLWIGLVSEWLNVVLKWFLFGERPFWWVHESGLTSKQLLTLRQFPVSCETGPGSPSGHCMITGAALWPLVTALTELASRQSRSLVVKLAPFGAYTLLLLAVGLSRVFILAHFPHQVVCGTLAEPQPACPHHPGAALGWGLQARTPATRTPGFFVAAALALLLSSLALHSMVIAAGIDIDWFRKGDTEPQHSHLLPPGAPPKCSGAPPGIARNSFIYTRTNIGNILQNTQLKTISRARERASDRQKRNRGRAGGEQGRGTQTPAQSKTASLPGGRYPSPPPPREVVGF, from the exons ATGGATGCCCTGCACACCACCGGGATCCACTTCGCAGAGGCACTGCAGTCTGGGCCACCCTGGCTGGAAAAGTTCTGGATCTCCGTGACCTCCCTGGCTGATCCCAAATGCGTCTTCACCATCTGCTTCCCTATTGCCTATTTTCTTGACCGCAAGGTGGGAGTGTCGGTGCTGTGGATTGGCCTGGTGTCAGAGTGGCTCAACGTGGTCCTCAAATG GTTCTTGTTTGGGGAGCGCCCTTTCTGGTGGGTTCACGAGTCAGGGCTCACCAGTAAGCAGCTGCTCACGCTGCGCCAATTCCCTGTCTCCTGTGAAACTGGACCAG GGAGCCCCTCCGGCCACTGCATGATCACGGGGGCAGCCCTCTGGCCGCTTGTCACTGCTCTGACAGAGCTGGCATCCAGACAGTCCAGGAG CCTGGTGGTGAAGCTGGCCCCCTTTGGTGCCTacactctgctgctgctggccgtgGGGCTCTCGCGCGTCTTCATCTTGGCCCACTTCCCCCATCAGGTGGTCTGTGGCACCCTGGCAG AACCCCAGCCTGCCTGTCCTCACCATccaggggcagccctgggctgggggctgcaggctcGCACCCCGGCCACCCGCACCCCGGGCTTCTTCGTGGCTGCTGCGCTGGccctgctgctcagctccctCGCCCTGCACAGCATGGTGATCGCCGCCGGCATCGACATTGACTG GTTCAGGAAAGGGGACACAGAGCCCCAGCACTCCCACTTACTCCCCCCCGGGGCCCCCCCAAAATGCAGCGGGGCGCCGCCGGGTATTGccagaaacagttttatttatacAAGGACGAACATCGGTAACATCTTACAAAATACTCAACTGAAAACCATATCAAGAGCGCGCGAGCGGGCGTCggacagacagaaaagaaaccgaggcagggctgggggggaacagggcagggggacacagaCACCAGCCCAAAGCAAGACAGCCTCACTGCCGGGGGGCCGGtacccctcgcccccccccccccgggaggTGGTTGGTTTCTAG